A DNA window from Daucus carota subsp. sativus chromosome 3, DH1 v3.0, whole genome shotgun sequence contains the following coding sequences:
- the LOC135151329 gene encoding ankyrin repeat-containing protein ITN1-like has translation MIKEKESNHPDAKYVDKFMGYQSRLLSVAASLGNFKFLIELLQLCPELVWKVDDNDRTIFHVAVLHRQESVYNLIYEIGSIKDLITSMKDTDDNNILHLAAMKPEQSRLQTVSGAALQMQREILWFKEVETMVHPSLRENENKQGKTPQNLFIDEHAELMEKGESWMKQTASQCMIVAALIATITFAAAFTLPGGSNQDSGHPIFKHRPAFMVFVIADAVSLFSSSASILMFLAILTSRYAERDFLVSLPLKLMVGLLTLFISITTMMIAFAASFYLVYTKDIKWVPYLVSGLAGTPVILFAGLQSRLFFDVVGTTYSSRSLFKPERGMLY, from the exons atgataaaagaaaaagaaagtaaTCACCCTGATGCTAAGTATGTTGATAAATTCATGGGATATCAGTCTCGACTATTATCTGTTGCTGCTTCATTGGGCAACTTTAAATTTTTGATCGAGCTTCTCCAATTGTGTCCTGAGCTGGTATGGAAGGTAGATGACAATGATCGCACAATTTTTCACGTCGCAGTCTTGCATCGTCAGGAAAGTGTCTACAACCTGATATACGAGATAGGCTCAATAAAGGACCTCATAACTAGTATGAAGGACACGGATGATAACAACATTCTACACTTGGCTGCCATGAAGCCAGAACAAAGTCGACTTCAGACTGTGTCAGGAGCAGCTCTTCAAATGCAAAGGGAAATATTGTGGTTCAAG GAAGTAGAAACTATGGTGCATCCTTCTTTGCGagaaaatgaaaacaaacaaGGGAAAACTCCTCAAAACTTATTCATTGATGAGCACGCAGAGTTGATGGAAAAAGGGGAAAGCTGGATGAAACAAACAGCATCTCAGTGCATGATTGTTGCTGCCCTTATAGCTACAATAACGTTTGCAGCGGCTTTTACTTTACCTGGTGGTAGCAATCAGGATAGCGGGCATCCAATATTCAAACATAGACCTGCCTTCATGGTGTTTGTAATAGCCGACGCTGTATCCTTGTTCAGCTCTTCAGCTTCCATACTCATGTTCTTAGCCATTCTCACGTCACGTTATGCAGAAAGAGATTTCTTGGTGTCTTTACCTTTAAAATTGATGGTCGGGCTCCTGACACTTTTCATCTCAATAACTACAATGATGATTGCCTTCGCGGCCAGCTTCTACCTAGTTTATACGAAAGATATAAAATGGGTACCGTATCTAGTCAGTGGATTAGCTGGAACACCTGTGATTTTATTTGCTGGACTTCAGTCTCGTCTATTTTTCGACGTGGTTGGTACAACTTATAGTTCCAGGTCTCTGTTCAAACCTGAGAGAGGCATGCTTTACTGA
- the LOC108212723 gene encoding ankyrin repeat-containing protein ITN1, which yields MAGASTSKSPASNESHSGASSSKSPVEVELQAHHSINIATPPPPRPESDTPVRQQRRIPDLPSSKYLSENERKNYLAFCLPLHKAALRGNWKVAQAIIDECPDIVNVSITKNYETALHIASSTKHSDFVEKLVDLMNPKDLFLQNRNWNTALCLAAAAGTVKSAEIMVGSESRLLKIHGNHNMSPLLMAALFGHKDMVSFLYSKTMSMSDNDWTGRDRITLLEACVSANLYDVALQLLEVEHYKKELALTTDKNALLVLAKNPSVFAGTGQPVCWRLLNTGKLSASELIILYDPVCM from the exons ATGGCTGGAGCAAGTACTTCAAAGTCTCCTGCTAGCAACGAATCTCATTCGG GAGCAAGTAGTTCAAAGTCACCTGTTGAAGTGGAACTACAGGCACATCACTCTATCAATATCGCTACACCTCCTCCGCCTCGTCCTGAGTCTGATACTCCTGTCAGGCAGCAGCGCCGAATTCCCGATTTACCTTCATCCAAATATCTTTCTG AGAATGAAAGAAAAAATTACCTAGCTTTTTGTTTGCCACTCCATAAAGCTGCACTCAGAGGTAACTGGAAAGTTGCCCAAGCGATCATTGACGAGTGTCCGGATATAGTGAATGTGAGCATTACCAAGAATTATGAAACTGCTCTGCACATTGCATCGTCAACAAAGCATAGTGACTTTGTGGAAAAGCTGGTGGACTTGATGAATCCTAAGGATTTGTTTCTTCAAAACAGAAACTGGAATACAGCTCTGTGTTTAGCTGCAGCAGCTGGAACAGTTAAATCTGCTGAGATTATGGTGGGAAGCGAATCCCGCCTTCTCAAAATACACGGAAACCATAATATGTCACCACTTCTGATGGCGGCTTTGTTTGGACACAAAGATATGGTGTCATTTCTGTATTCTAAGACTATGAGTATGTCAGATAATGATTGGACTGGAAGGGATAGAATAACGTTACTGGAGGCTTGCGTCAGTGCAAATTTATACG ATGTTGCATTACAATTACTGGAAGTGGAACATTACAAGAAAGAATTAGCTCTGACAACTGACAAGAATGCACTTCTTGTTTTGGCTAAAAATCCCTCTGTATTTGCTGGAACAGGGCAGCCTGTATGTTGGAGACTGCTTAATACAGGCAAGTTGTCTGCGAGTGAACTTATTATTCTTTATGACCCGGTATgcatgtaa
- the LOC108215403 gene encoding translation initiation factor IF3-1, mitochondrial → MALWCRLKQPQLKSLSNHLKRCFFSPILLTQHPRISTITQQDSILNNTHFKIPQNFRSFAVPAQFKPKQEEEEDDGPRLNEKITAPSVRLVLDQGHTIVSRREALERAKSVDQDLVEVDRNAKPPVCKIMDYHREQYVKKLKEKERTKSKAEVTLKKGSSKSVQFESKIEEKDLQMKAATVKKMMESGYRVKCLAKANDKKANDKTENDETDNDKSENDRKGNDRKGNDRKGNDKKVNNKKVNDKKAMPNEDENLPGLLARFCALIADVAVIESGPIIERKGAYVVVRHVKYGLPKKGSKKTFQLQATSNQAKEVSYSEADMIPVNESSMLDDLTPTSHPPEPSLEIENRYKKDQGSRSLPYTELNVASPPCETENRYKKDQTTRSPSSAEINVAGPSLETENRYRKDPINRSSPTQTNFASADTKPLQPQSPYQGRQPQQYPNQERQVPQYPNQGRQPLQHPDLGRQPQQYPDQGRQLPKYPSQGRSTQPYPNQGRQAPEYPNQGRPYPGASPNSSGGSEPNSTTEPQPAVVNRYKKAVNQHSGVPNFHGRGHGR, encoded by the exons ATGGCTCTATGGTGCAGATTGAAGCAACCCCAGCTCAAATCCTTATCAAATCACCTCAAAAGATGCTTTTTTTCACCTATTTTACTCACTCAACACCCAAGAATCTCTACTATAACCCAGCAAGATTCAATTTTGAATAATACCCACTTCAAGATTCCTCAAAATTTTCGATCTTTTGCTGTTCCTGCACAG TTTAAGCCAaaacaagaagaggaagaagacgATGGGCCGCGGTTGAATGAGAAAATTACAGCTCCTTCTGTTAGGCTTGTGTTGGATCAAG GCCATACTATAGTGTCAAGGCGTGAAGCTTTGGAGCGGGCAAAAAGTGTAGATCAAGATTTAGTTGAG GTAGATCGAAATGCTAAGCCTCCTGTTTGCAAAATCATGGACTATCATAGAGAACAATAcgtaaaaaaattaaaggagAAAGAGCGTACTAAAAGCAAG GCTGAAGTGACTCTCAAGAAAGGATCATCCAAATCAGTTCAGTTTGAGAGTAAAATT GAAGAAAAAGACCTGCAAATGAAGGCAGCAACAGTCAAAAAAATGATGGAAAGTGGTTATCGTGTAAag TGTCTCGCCAAGGCGAATGATAAAAAGGCGAATGATAAAACGGAGAATGATGAAACGGATAATGATAAATCAGAGAATGATAGAAAGGGGAATGATAGAAAGGGGAATGATAGAAAAGGGAATGATAAGAAGGTGAATAATAAAAAGGTGAATGATAAAAAGGCAATGCCTAATGAAGATGAGAACCTACCAGGATTGTTAGCCCGTTTCTGCGCTCTG ATTGCGGATGTTGCAGTTATAGAAAGTGGGCCTATAATAGAGAGAAAAGGGGCATATGTTGTTGTCCGACATGTGAAGTATGGGCTACCAAAGAAAGGCTCAAAGAAAACTTTCCAACTTCAAGCCACAAGTAACCAAGCTAAAGAGGTTTCCTATTCAGAGGCAGACATGATTCCTGTCAATGAAAGCTCCATGCTTGATGACCTGACCCCCACATCCCACCCACCAGAACCTTcacttgaaattgaaaataggTACAAAAAGGACCAAGGAAGCAGATCTTTACCTTACACAGAACTGAATGTTGCTAGTCCTCCATGTGAGACTGAGAACAGGTACAAAAAGGACCAAACAACCAGGTCTCCGTCTTCCGCAGAAATAAATGTTGCTGGTCCTTCACTTGAGACTGAGAACAGGTACAGAAAAGATCCGATAAACAGGTCTTCGCCTACACAAACAAATTTCGCAAGTGCTGATACAAAACCTTTACAACCCCAATCTCCATACCAAGGCAGACAACCACAACAATATCCAAACCAAGAGAGGCAAGTGCCACAATATCCAAACCAAGGTAGGCAACCACTACAACATCCAGATCTAGGCAGGCAACCGCAACAATATCCTGACCAAGGCAGGCAACTGCCAAAATATCCATCTCAAGGTAGGTCAACACAGCCATATCCGAACCAAGGGAGGCAAGCACCAGAATATCCGAACCAGGGCAGACCATATCCTGGTGCTTCACCTAATTCATCCGGTGGTTCGGAACCTAACAGTACTACTGAGCCACAACCGGCAGTGGTAAATAGGTATAAGAAAGCTGTTAATCAGCATTCAGGTGTGCCCAACTTTCATGGCAGAGGGCACGGTAGATAA